The genomic window TGCTCTACTCTTGTTTTCCACTGCAGTCTAAAAATGTGCACTGCTTTTATTCCTTACTTCTACCATTATATCATCTAGTCTTTTTAGTTTCAAGCTTTAAGGGGCAAACCAAGGAATATTATTCGCATTTTTTTACCTCACTCTAAAGAATGAATAGTAACAATATTGTTTGAATAAAAATAAAACCGCTCAGCAGACATCGTCTATTGAGTGGTTTTATTTTTATTATTTTAGACTCTTAACCAGGCTGCATAACTCCTGCAAACGCTAACCATGCTAATACAGATTTAGCAACTAAACTTAAAATGATGTAGGCACGTTCTCCATAAAGATAATTTTTCCAGGGACCGACTTTTTTATACTGTAAAATCATATTTACTGGAAACAGATTAAAGAAAACAAAATAGGTTCCTGCTAAAGCATAAACGAACCAAGGAACTTCTGATGGATCAGCATTTCCGAATGCGTACAATAAAATAACTATCCATGGAACGAAACCGGCAATTGTTCCAAAAATAAACGACTTCCAATCTGTTGACTTTCTGTAGTAAGTCATTTCCTCCATGACTAAACCGAATAGATTCATCGTGGCATTAAGAACAAACATTAAAATAAGTGATCCAATGTCATATACACCAAACAACATCGCTATTAAAATAATCATTAATGACGAACTAATCGCATATTCATACCATCTAAAGCGATTCATATTTCTTTCTAAATCTTTATTGTATATTTTATTTCCCCAAGGCGTCACAATAATAAAATGTGCTAGTGCAGAGATAAATAAAAATAAAGAGACCATTATCCCGAATGGAGCACTAAAAAGTTCTTTTTCTTCAGTTAACAATCTCATCTGAGTTGTATCAAATGTAAGGAAATAAGAGCGAATAGGAATCTTAAAATCAGCAATTCGATCAATAAAAATAGCAAATCCAAGCATTAAGCTCCCTTGGACTAAATGCAATAACCCCATAATAATGTTAAATCTTTTTAACGATTTGAAATCTATTACTTTAGCCATTAAAACCACCCCTTTTTTTAGTTAAACTAGAAATTTCATTTTGCTATTCTAGTTTACTATATTTCTTCTTTGTACACGCTTATTATACGCTTTTTCTATAAATATAACTATTTATATGCTTAGTTATTTAAAATTCTTGTCTTCTTTTTCATAACTAATGAGGTTATTTAGCTTGTATTTATTGATTAACCTATCCGATTATTTATTAGCTGAATTTAATTCATTCTCAATTAAGATCTGCAGTTCATCTACTGTAATATGTTCATCAAAAACTTCATCCCCGATAAAAACTGATGGAACTAACTCTACGTTAGCTCGAACGGCTTCTTCAATAATACTAGCTATTTCTTTTTCATTTGGCTGTATCGTTAAACCGCGTTTTTCTTCAACGTAAGCTGCAATTTCATCCATACTGTTTAAGTTGCCCCATTCGCCTTGTTTCTCATAAAAGTAATCTATTTCTTTTAAAGCGACTTCAGGAGTAGAGTAATCTAGATAACGATGAACGACGTTTCCTTTTCTCAAATGAGGTGTCTCCTTATTATAATGCTTAATGATTCGTTGCACTTTTCCTTCTTCTACATATTTAGCCAAGAGCTCCTTCGAATCATCATGCCATTTCTTACAAAAAGGACAACTTACGTTAATAAATTCAATAACTTTAACTGGTGCGTTAGCGTCTCCAATTTTCAATCCATAAACAGTCTCTACTTCTTTTGCTTTTATTTTGCTAGTATCCATTATAAAATCCCCTTTACTCTTTAGTACTTCACAGTATAAAGAAAATTTGACACAAGTGTTACCATTTTGAATTATCTTCTTAAAATTGATTTTATTTCTTTTCGCAAAACGAAAGAAGATGAGGCTTGTTGTCTCCCCATCTTCTCTATTATTCTTATCCTTTTAAATCTGCACTGTTTTCCATAATTTCGTCAATCAATCCGTATGCCTTAGAATCTTCAGCCGACATGTAGTTATCGCGATCTGTATCGCGTTCAATAACTTCAATCGGTTGTCCAGTACGCTCAGATAAAATTTGGTTTAAACGTGCTCGTGTTTTCAAAATATGACGTGCAGCAATTTCAATTTCTGTCGCTTGTCCTTGTGCTCCACCAAGTGGTTGGTGAATCATTACTTCAGCATTTGGTAATGCATAACGTTTCCCTTTAGTTCCAGCTGTTAATAAGAAGCTTCCCATTGAAGCAGCCATTCCCATTGCGATTGTTTGAACATCTGCTTTAATAAAGTTCATTGTATCGTAAATAGCAAATCCAGCTGTTACGCTTCCTCCTGGAGAGTTAATATAAATATAAATATCTTTTTCAGGGTCTTGTGCATCTAAGAATAATAGTTGAGCGATTACTGAGTTTGCTACATCATCATTGATTTCTCCACTTAACATAATGATACGATCTTTTAATAGACGAGAATAGATGTCGTATGCACGCTCACCTCTTGATGATTGTTCTATTACTGTAGGGATTAAATTCATAACTTGTTTCCTCCTTAAAATGGTATTCTTTTGTATTGTAACATAAACTTGTTTCAGTCTTGCTATTTTGTATTTTACTCTTTTGGTCAACTAAGGTCAAATAATAGAATTAGTTCATAAAAAAGTAGCGTTATTAATTATTATGGGTACAATTAAAGCACACTCACGTGAACTAATTAGTGAAAGGAGATTAAACATGGAGACGAGAAAAAATACTAACTCTTATTTTGACGGAGGATTACTTAGTTTTATCGGATGGAATCTTCTAGGATTAACTGTCACTGTACTTACATTAGGGATTTGCTATCCTTGGGCATTATGTATGGTTTATGGTTGGAAAATCAATCATACTGTTATAGAAGGAAAAAGAATGAAGTTTGTCGGTTCAGCAGTTGGATTATTTGGGCATTGGATTAAGTGGGTGTTATTGTCTATCGTTACTTTAGGTATCTATAGTTTTTGGGTTTCTATCAAACTAGAGGACTGGAAAGTAAGAAACACACTATTTTTAAATTAAATAAAATAGATTATTTCATTGGACTTGCTTATTTATAGCAAGTCTCTTTTATTTTTTTCTATAAACATTGTACGATTATAGAGTAATCCTAAAATGACAGATACGATTAGTTCGATGATAAAAACTAAAAATACTTTCCAATTTAAATTTAGTTGTAAATAGCCTTCGCTGCTTATGTAAACAGCTAACCCAATACATCCATTGAACCATGCATGACTTAAAATACAGAGAAATAAGTTTTTTGTGTATTTATAAATTGTCGTAAATGTGAAAGATAAAATCACTCCTAAAAATAAATATAATCCAAATGGTATGGCACTTTGTGGAGTCCCCTTTATTGCCCATAATGGTAGATGCCATATACTCCAAATAATCCCAACAATTATAACAGATGGAAAATAACTAACTATTTTTTCTAATTTAGGTTGTAAATACCCACGCCAACCTAATTCCTCAAGTCCACCTCCAATAATAAAAATTGGAAAGTTAAGGAGCATATAAAAAATGAATATTGACTCCTTTATCCCAAACGCAATCCAAACCATAAAGAAACGTCAAATGATATAAAATCCAAATATTAACCACGATTTTCTATCTATTTTCCTGTCAAAAATGAATTTTAAAAAAGATTTTTTGTTAGACTCTTTATTGAACGTTTGATAAATGATATAAGAGCTAAAGGCAGGTCCTAACCCACCAATTAACATGGGGATATAAAACAAAGGTTCACCGTACCAAAGAGCATTAAAATATCTATTGCTATAATAATAATTAGCCAAGACAACCAAGTTATAGAAAAAGTATATAGTAGAAAAAGTCCAATTTTCTTTAGCGAATGATTTGTTTGTTCCATATTTTAGCACTCCTTTAACTACTCGCGATTCCTTACAACTATTTTCTAGATTATAGTAAAATTCCATACGTAAAAGGTGCCTATTTTCAAATTCCACTATGTTTTTCTAACTATCCATTGATTAGTTAGATTAATAAAAATAAAAAAGCACCTACTGCCATAGAAGATGAAAAACTTCGACAATAGATGTTTTTATGGGAATTAGATAGTATAATTAAAAAAAACTGTTAAATCAGTATTTATACGTCTTAATAAATG from Carnobacterium iners includes these protein-coding regions:
- the heR gene encoding heliorhodopsin HeR, giving the protein MAKVIDFKSLKRFNIIMGLLHLVQGSLMLGFAIFIDRIADFKIPIRSYFLTFDTTQMRLLTEEKELFSAPFGIMVSLFLFISALAHFIIVTPWGNKIYNKDLERNMNRFRWYEYAISSSLMIILIAMLFGVYDIGSLILMFVLNATMNLFGLVMEEMTYYRKSTDWKSFIFGTIAGFVPWIVILLYAFGNADPSEVPWFVYALAGTYFVFFNLFPVNMILQYKKVGPWKNYLYGERAYIILSLVAKSVLAWLAFAGVMQPG
- a CDS encoding DUF898 family protein produces the protein METRKNTNSYFDGGLLSFIGWNLLGLTVTVLTLGICYPWALCMVYGWKINHTVIEGKRMKFVGSAVGLFGHWIKWVLLSIVTLGIYSFWVSIKLEDWKVRNTLFLN
- a CDS encoding thioredoxin domain-containing protein, which translates into the protein MDTSKIKAKEVETVYGLKIGDANAPVKVIEFINVSCPFCKKWHDDSKELLAKYVEEGKVQRIIKHYNKETPHLRKGNVVHRYLDYSTPEVALKEIDYFYEKQGEWGNLNSMDEIAAYVEEKRGLTIQPNEKEIASIIEEAVRANVELVPSVFIGDEVFDEHITVDELQILIENELNSANK
- the clpP gene encoding ATP-dependent Clp endopeptidase proteolytic subunit ClpP, with translation MNLIPTVIEQSSRGERAYDIYSRLLKDRIIMLSGEINDDVANSVIAQLLFLDAQDPEKDIYIYINSPGGSVTAGFAIYDTMNFIKADVQTIAMGMAASMGSFLLTAGTKGKRYALPNAEVMIHQPLGGAQGQATEIEIAARHILKTRARLNQILSERTGQPIEVIERDTDRDNYMSAEDSKAYGLIDEIMENSADLKG
- a CDS encoding CPBP family intramembrane glutamic endopeptidase; this translates as MVWIAFGIKESIFIFYMLLNFPIFIIGGGLEELGWRGYLQPKLEKIVSYFPSVIIVGIIWSIWHLPLWAIKGTPQSAIPFGLYLFLGVILSFTFTTIYKYTKNLFLCILSHAWFNGCIGLAVYISSEGYLQLNLNWKVFLVFIIELIVSVILGLLYNRTMFIEKNKRDLL